The following DNA comes from Gemmatimonadales bacterium.
GCTCATGGCTCCGCACCGCCTCCTCCGGCGTCACGCAGCCGAAGCGTTCGCGGAGGACTCCGCCCCGCTCGGCCATGAAGGCCGCCCACATCTGGAGAATGCAATCGGGGAACCCGGGCTCGAAGATCCCGCCCGTGATCGTCGGGAACACCCCGTGAAAGCCGAGGTCGGTGCGTTGCCAGCTCTGCTCTCTGCCGCGCTGGAAGGTCCAGAGGGTCTTGGGGGCCTTGGTGCTGTACTTGACGCCCCCATCCGTTCCGAGGACCTCGAGGAACCAGGTGTTGGTCTCCCCCGGCGCGAGGCGCTTGAGCTCTAGCCGCATTGGTACCTCGGCCCCGTCGATCACCACATCGGTGTGCAACAGGGCGTTATCCCAGGTGTCGCACGGCGCCATGCCGCCTTTGCCGTCGGGACGCTCGTGGTAAATCTTCTGCAATTGGGCGTAGACCCGCCGTGGGTACCAGCCGAGCCGGAAGGGGATGTGCACCGCGTGTATGCCCAGATCCCCCATCACCCCGATGGCCCCGCAGGTGAGCACCTGCCGCTTCCAGTTGGCCGGCTTGGTCGGATCCAGGTCGCTGCTGTGGTGAAAGCCGGCGCGAATCTCCAGGAGCTTGCCGAGCCCGCCCGCGCTCGCCAGCTGATAGGCGCGCTGCGCGCCCGGGAAATAGGGGAACTCCGAGCTGCAGCGCACGAAGCGACCCGACCGCTGAGCCGCCTCGCGCACGGTGCGCGCTGCCTTGAGATCGATGCCGAACGGCTTCTCCGCCAGCAGGTCTTTGCCCGACCGCAGGACATCGAGGTAGATCGCCTCGTGCAGGTGGTGCGGCACCGCCACGTAGACCACGTCGATGTCGCCGCGGTCGAGGAGTGCCCCGTGATCCTCCGTGATGAGCTGCACGCCGTGCACCTGACGAAACCACTCCCGCTGCTTCTCGGCCACGTCGCAGACCGCGACCAGCTCGGCCGGCACCGGGTACTGGTCCAGGACAAACCAGCGGCTCAACGCGCTGGCCACTTCGCGGCCCATCAAGCCGCCACCAATGATGCCGACCCGGACCGGCCGGGTCACTGATGGCGCTCCTGCAGGAATGCCGCTGCCTGTGCCGCCGTCGCCCCCTCATGCACGATAGCCAGAAGCGCCCGCGTCATGCCCGCGGGATGCTGATGCTGAATCACGTTGCGGCCATACACGATGCCGGCCGCGCCCTGCTGGATGAGCGCCTCTGTGCGCTGGAGGATTTCCTGGTCCGGCGCCTTGCCGCCGCCCCGCACCAGCACCGGAATGCGGCCGGCCATCTCGATGACCTGGTGGTACTCGGTCACGTCATCGGTGGGATCCGCCTTGATGATATCGGCGCCCAACTCGACAGCCTGGCGGACCAGGGGCAGGATCTTGCGCCTATCGCCGTCCACCATGTAGCCGCCCGCCTGCTCGTTGGGCCGGAAGACTAGCGGCTCTATCATCAGCGGCATGCCGAACCGGTCACAGTCCGGCTTGATCCGGAGAATGTTCTCGATGCATTGGTCGGCCACCTCCGGCTCGTTCGGAATCGCGAACAGATTCACGACTACGCACGCGGCATCGACGCGTAACGCCTGCTCCACCGGTTCATGGATCATGCGGCTGAAGAGCCGCCGAGGCAGCGCCGTGCCGTACACGTTGGCCACGTCGGTGCGGAGGACGAGCGCCGGCTTTTCACGCCCGGGCAGCGCCTGGAGCAGCGGCGCCTGCCCGACCGTGAGCTGGATTGCGTCCGGCCCCGCCGCAACCAGCGTGGCAATCGCACCCTCGAGATTCTCGATTCCGGCCAGGAAGGCATACTCATTGAAAAAGCCGTGGTCGATGGCCACATCGAAACAGCGTCTGGATGTCCGATGAAAGAGCCGGTTCAAGCGGGCAGTCTTCATAGATCCTCAAGGAAGGATGAGTTCGCGGCGGCCGGAATGACAAGCATCACCCAGCGCTTCCTCCTCTGGCAATCCCGCGGCCCAGGCGTGCTCGCCTTGAGCCGGTCGAGAAGCAGATCGGTCAGGAGGAAAATACACCGCGTTCAAGCGGTGCGATCCCTCCGCTACCTGCTGCTCGTTCCCATCGGCCAGCCTCCCGCGATAAAGGCGTCGATCGCGCTGAAGAACCGCGCCGGATCTTCGACATAGAGGAAATGGCCCAGCCCTCGCATGATCAGCAGCCGCCCGTTCGGCATCGTGGCCGCCCACTCCCGGGCGTATTCCATTGGGCTCACTTCCCGGCCCCCGTGAATGATCAGCGTCGGCGCAGTGACTTGCTGCATCGCCGGCCGCCAGTCGTACGCGCCGAGGGAAGACGTTTCCCGACGGCGCTCACCTGCGAGCGCCGCGCGGGCCCTGCGTGCGTATCCGTTAGGCAGCGCCCCCGCCCGCCACGGAGGACGCGCCGCTCCTCGCAACCTCTTCACGGAATGCACCGAGGCGCTGGTTGAATGGTGCGGCAGCGTCCCAGAACGCGGCATGACCCGCGTCCGGCATGACGTCAACCTGCGCGTGCGGCAGCCCCGCGCGGTGTTGCGCGACGACATCCAGTTTGACGACCGCGTCGAGCGCGCCATGCGTGATCAATACGGGCTTCACGACGGTCGGCAGGAGGTCGTCGTTGTCGACCACGCGCGTCAGCAGCGCCTGACGGACGAACGGTGGCACGGATACGCCGAAGCCCAGCATCGTGTACAGATCCGACGCTTCCGGCTCGCGGACGAAGCACAGGTGCAGCAGAGACTCGAGGCCGCGCACGCCCTCGCCCATGTCACTCGAGAAGAGCCCGGGCAGGAGGGCAAGGAACTCAGCCGAGAGCACCGCCGCGGCCGCTGCGCTGCCGAGCTTGGTGACGGCGGCCACGAGATGAATCCCGCCGATCCGCTCCTCGCCGTAGTGCCGGATGTAGTCGAGGATGACGAGCGGCCCGTATGACCAGCCGCAAAGTATCGGTCGGTCGAGTTCCAGCTCGCGGATGGCGGCGTCGACGTCGGCCGCCCACAGCCTCGAGTCATCGTAGCCGTCGCGCGGCCGCTCCGACGAGCCGTGGCCACGCAGGTCCATTGCGATGAGGCGGTACCGCTGGGCCAGCTCGGAGCGCATCTGCCGGTCCCAGGTGAGCCAGCTCTGGGAGCAGCCGTGGAGAAACAGGATCGGTGGACCGCGTGGGTCTCCCGCTTCGACGAGGTGGAGCCGAGTGCCTCCTCCGCCGACGATCGTGTGGTGCTTCATCAGTCCCTCCGCTTCGGAGTGCCGTACTGGATCGCCGCGCTGGATTACCGCGACCGATGCCCGCGGCGTGGCGCATCGGCATTGAGATGATGTACGGCCCGCGATACATTGGGATCGGACGAACCGTCCTATACGCGGAGGGCCTCCGCCATGGGCCTGGCGATGCGACAAGTGGATCTCGAGCGGCTCGATCGTACGCTGACCACGATCCTGTCGCCGCTCGCGCACCAGCGCTGCGACGACTGGTGTCTCGCCGTCGAGTCGTCAGTCGCCGAACTGCTCGATGGCGATCACGTCGTGTTCGGTTTCCCCCGCGCCGGCGTGCCGATGCACGTCCATTCCATGAACGTTGCGGCAAGGCCGCAGCGTGCGATTCAGGTGCTCTTCGGCAGGCTGCCGGACCTGCCGCCGGATCCTTGGCTTCAGAAGGCGGAGCGCGAGAGGTTGCGGTCGAGCGCTGAGGTGTGGAGTCGGCTCCGTGCATTCTGGCGGGCGGCCGCTGGGCAGCCGGCGGCACTACGGCGCTCGGCCTTCCTCGGCGAGGTCCTCACGCCCGGCCGGATATACGACAGCGAAAACATCGACTGGCCCGTCGCCGACGGACACACCGCGTTGTGCATCTCGTACAGCAACGCCGAGACGTCCGTTCGTTCGCGTCGGGCAAGCCCAAGACATGCAGCGGGAGCGCTGCTCCGACTGTTGCTCCCCGCGCTCAAGGTGGGAGTCACCATGCGTCTCGCGGGTGACCGCGAGGTCGCGGCGGAGCTGACACTCGGACGGTTCGGGCTGACCAGGCGTGAGGCGCAGATCACGCGTCTGCTCGCACGCCGAGCGACGAACCGGGAGATCGCCGATCAGCTCGACGTGAGCCCGCACACCGTGCGGCATCATGTCGAGAATATTTTCGCGAAGCTCGGCATCCATTCGCGCCGCTCC
Coding sequences within:
- a CDS encoding Gfo/Idh/MocA family oxidoreductase — encoded protein: MTRPVRVGIIGGGLMGREVASALSRWFVLDQYPVPAELVAVCDVAEKQREWFRQVHGVQLITEDHGALLDRGDIDVVYVAVPHHLHEAIYLDVLRSGKDLLAEKPFGIDLKAARTVREAAQRSGRFVRCSSEFPYFPGAQRAYQLASAGGLGKLLEIRAGFHHSSDLDPTKPANWKRQVLTCGAIGVMGDLGIHAVHIPFRLGWYPRRVYAQLQKIYHERPDGKGGMAPCDTWDNALLHTDVVIDGAEVPMRLELKRLAPGETNTWFLEVLGTDGGVKYSTKAPKTLWTFQRGREQSWQRTDLGFHGVFPTITGGIFEPGFPDCILQMWAAFMAERGGVLRERFGCVTPEEAVRSHELFAAALQSHAEKRAVEVPDP
- a CDS encoding alpha/beta hydrolase, whose amino-acid sequence is MPRSGTLPHHSTSASVHSVKRLRGAARPPWRAGALPNGYARRARAALAGERRRETSSLGAYDWRPAMQQVTAPTLIIHGGREVSPMEYAREWAATMPNGRLLIMRGLGHFLYVEDPARFFSAIDAFIAGGWPMGTSSR
- a CDS encoding alpha/beta hydrolase — encoded protein: MKHHTIVGGGGTRLHLVEAGDPRGPPILFLHGCSQSWLTWDRQMRSELAQRYRLIAMDLRGHGSSERPRDGYDDSRLWAADVDAAIRELELDRPILCGWSYGPLVILDYIRHYGEERIGGIHLVAAVTKLGSAAAAAVLSAEFLALLPGLFSSDMGEGVRGLESLLHLCFVREPEASDLYTMLGFGVSVPPFVRQALLTRVVDNDDLLPTVVKPVLITHGALDAVVKLDVVAQHRAGLPHAQVDVMPDAGHAAFWDAAAPFNQRLGAFREEVARSGASSVAGGGAA
- a CDS encoding helix-turn-helix transcriptional regulator codes for the protein MDLERLDRTLTTILSPLAHQRCDDWCLAVESSVAELLDGDHVVFGFPRAGVPMHVHSMNVAARPQRAIQVLFGRLPDLPPDPWLQKAERERLRSSAEVWSRLRAFWRAAAGQPAALRRSAFLGEVLTPGRIYDSENIDWPVADGHTALCISYSNAETSVRSRRASPRHAAGALLRLLLPALKVGVTMRLAGDREVAAELTLGRFGLTRREAQITRLLARRATNREIADQLDVSPHTVRHHVENIFAKLGIHSRRSIASQFA